The following are encoded together in the Methylorubrum sp. B1-46 genome:
- a CDS encoding aliphatic sulfonate ABC transporter substrate-binding protein: MLDRRHFLAAGLAAAGTALPLRRAGASEPGVIRIGYQKNGILAVAREQAAIEAALKPQGVAVRWVEFSFGPPLLEALNLGAIDFGQSGDAPPIFAQAAGANLVYAAAQPKGGSGSAILLPKGSPIASLADLKGKRVAFAKGSSAHNLIVAALETAGLTYRDITPVLLAPADGAAAFAGGTIDAWTVWDPYFAIAEEGQGARILVQASEITPTNNFFLANRAFAEERPDVLRAAIAALGTVAVWCEGNHPSVAASLSKITGVPLAATRRAVDRIRFVIAPMDAAVIAEQQRIADRFHAIGVIPRPVRVSDIVWAPTEIPTKTQNNG, from the coding sequence ATGCTCGACCGCCGCCACTTTCTCGCCGCCGGCCTCGCCGCGGCCGGCACCGCGCTCCCCCTCCGCCGCGCCGGCGCGAGCGAGCCGGGCGTGATCCGCATCGGCTACCAGAAGAACGGCATTCTGGCCGTTGCCCGCGAGCAGGCGGCGATCGAGGCCGCGCTGAAGCCGCAGGGCGTGGCGGTGCGCTGGGTCGAGTTCTCGTTCGGGCCGCCGCTCCTGGAGGCGCTGAACCTCGGCGCGATCGATTTCGGCCAGTCCGGCGACGCCCCGCCGATCTTCGCCCAGGCCGCGGGGGCCAACCTTGTCTACGCGGCGGCGCAGCCGAAGGGCGGCTCGGGTTCGGCGATCCTGCTGCCGAAGGGCTCCCCCATCGCCTCGCTCGCCGATCTCAAGGGCAAGCGCGTCGCCTTCGCCAAGGGATCGAGCGCGCACAACCTCATCGTCGCGGCGCTGGAGACAGCGGGCCTCACCTACCGCGACATCACTCCGGTCCTGCTGGCGCCGGCCGATGGCGCGGCGGCGTTCGCCGGGGGCACGATCGACGCCTGGACGGTGTGGGATCCCTACTTCGCCATCGCCGAGGAGGGGCAGGGCGCGCGCATCCTCGTGCAGGCCTCGGAGATCACCCCCACCAACAACTTCTTCCTGGCGAACCGCGCTTTCGCCGAAGAGCGGCCCGACGTGCTGAGGGCGGCCATCGCCGCGCTCGGCACGGTTGCGGTCTGGTGCGAGGGAAATCACCCGAGCGTGGCGGCGAGCCTGTCGAAGATCACCGGCGTGCCGCTCGCTGCCACGCGCCGCGCCGTGGACCGTATCCGCTTCGTCATCGCGCCGATGGATGCGGCGGTGATCGCCGAGCAGCAGCGGATCGCCGACCGTTTTCACGCCATCGGCGTGATCCCCCGCCCGGTGCGGGTGTCCGACATCGTCTGGGCGCCGACCGAAATCCCGACCAAGACCCAGAACAACGGGTGA
- the ssuD gene encoding FMNH2-dependent alkanesulfonate monooxygenase, giving the protein MSVQTDGKTDVLWFLPTHGDGRYLGASEGARDVSLPYLRQIAQAADDLGYYGVLLPTGRSCEDSWVVASALAPLTQRLRFLVAVRPGLQEPSVAARMAATLDRISDGRLLINVVTGGDPVELKGDGVFLDHDERYRVTDEFLHIWRGLMAGETVNFEGQHLRTENGRVIFRPVQAPYPPLYFGGSSPAGIEVAAEHCEVYLTWGEPPAGVAEKIAKAREAAEKKGKKFSYGIRLHVIVRETEAEAWEAADRLISRLDDDTIAQAQATLKRQDSVGQSRMMALHGGDRNKLVVSPNLWAGVGLVRGGAGTALVGSADQVADRMKEYIDLGIDRFILSGYPHLEEAYRFAELVFPKLPLRATTGTAPSTARNNGPFGEVIANDIVPTRRVGAH; this is encoded by the coding sequence ATGAGCGTACAGACCGACGGCAAGACCGACGTTCTCTGGTTCCTGCCCACTCACGGCGACGGCCGCTATCTCGGCGCCTCGGAAGGGGCCCGCGACGTCTCGCTGCCCTATCTGCGCCAGATCGCGCAGGCGGCGGACGACCTTGGCTATTACGGCGTGCTGCTGCCGACCGGCCGCTCCTGCGAGGATTCCTGGGTGGTGGCCTCGGCTCTGGCGCCCCTGACGCAGCGCCTGCGCTTCCTCGTCGCCGTGCGCCCCGGCCTGCAGGAGCCCTCCGTCGCCGCGCGCATGGCAGCGACGCTCGACCGGATCTCCGACGGGCGCCTCCTCATCAACGTCGTGACCGGGGGGGATCCGGTGGAGTTGAAGGGCGATGGCGTCTTCCTCGACCATGACGAGCGCTACCGCGTCACCGACGAGTTCCTGCACATCTGGCGCGGGCTGATGGCCGGCGAGACCGTGAACTTCGAGGGTCAGCACCTGCGCACCGAGAACGGCCGGGTGATCTTCCGACCCGTCCAGGCGCCCTATCCGCCGCTCTATTTCGGCGGCTCCTCGCCCGCCGGCATCGAGGTCGCGGCCGAGCATTGCGAGGTCTACCTCACCTGGGGCGAGCCCCCGGCCGGCGTCGCCGAGAAGATCGCCAAGGCGCGCGAGGCGGCGGAGAAAAAAGGCAAAAAATTCTCCTACGGCATCCGCCTGCACGTGATCGTGCGCGAGACCGAGGCCGAGGCCTGGGAGGCGGCCGACCGGCTGATCTCGCGGCTCGACGACGACACCATCGCCCAGGCCCAGGCCACCCTGAAGCGCCAGGATTCCGTGGGCCAGAGCCGGATGATGGCCCTGCACGGCGGCGACCGAAACAAACTCGTCGTCTCGCCCAACCTCTGGGCCGGCGTCGGCCTCGTGCGGGGCGGGGCGGGCACGGCTCTGGTCGGCTCGGCCGATCAGGTCGCCGACCGGATGAAGGAATACATCGATCTCGGCATCGATCGCTTCATCCTGTCCGGCTACCCGCATCTGGAGGAGGCCTACCGCTTCGCCGAACTGGTCTTCCCGAAGCTGCCGCTTCGCGCGACCACCGGCACCGCCCCGAGCACGGCGCGCAACAACGGCCCGTTCGGCGAGGTCATCGCCAACGACATCGTCCCGACCCGCCGCGTCGGCGCCCATTGA
- a CDS encoding ABC transporter permease subunit codes for MADSAAIRSLPGRAHRAEAAAPQRKPLRLPTAKLLPWLLPTLVIAGWQAAASLGLVSTRFMPAPLDVAAAGWRLAQTGELWENLWVSFARAAAGFLIGGGIGLFFGLANGLSNLSEKLTDTTLQMVRNVPHLSLIPLVILWFGIDEGAKLFLVALGVFFPVYANTLHGIRSVDPQLIEMGRVYGMNRRELFWRVVLPGALPSIFVGIRYALGIMWLTLIVAETISANSGLGYMAMQAREFMLVDVVVLAILIYAALGKLADSLTRALERTCLAWNPAYRNA; via the coding sequence ATGGCCGATTCCGCCGCGATCCGATCGCTCCCCGGCCGCGCGCACCGCGCCGAGGCCGCCGCACCGCAACGCAAGCCCCTGCGCCTGCCGACGGCGAAGCTCCTGCCCTGGCTCCTGCCGACCCTCGTCATCGCCGGCTGGCAGGCAGCGGCCTCGCTCGGGCTCGTCTCGACCCGGTTCATGCCGGCGCCGCTCGACGTCGCCGCCGCCGGCTGGCGCCTCGCGCAGACCGGGGAACTCTGGGAGAACCTCTGGGTGAGCTTCGCCCGCGCGGCCGCCGGCTTCCTCATCGGCGGCGGCATCGGCCTGTTCTTCGGGCTCGCCAACGGGCTGTCGAACCTGTCCGAAAAGCTCACCGACACCACGCTGCAGATGGTGCGCAACGTGCCCCACCTGTCGCTGATCCCGCTCGTGATCCTGTGGTTCGGCATCGACGAGGGCGCCAAGCTGTTCCTCGTGGCGCTCGGCGTGTTCTTCCCCGTCTACGCCAACACCCTGCACGGCATCCGCTCGGTCGATCCGCAACTGATCGAGATGGGCCGGGTCTACGGCATGAACCGGCGCGAACTGTTCTGGCGCGTGGTGCTGCCGGGCGCGCTGCCCTCGATCTTCGTCGGCATCCGCTACGCGCTCGGCATCATGTGGCTGACGCTCATCGTCGCCGAGACGATCTCGGCCAATTCCGGCCTCGGCTACATGGCGATGCAGGCCCGCGAGTTCATGCTGGTCGACGTCGTGGTGCTGGCGATCCTGATCTACGCCGCGCTGGGCAAGCTCGCCGACAGCCTGACGCGGGCGCTGGAACGCACCTGCCTCGCCTGGAACCCGGCCTACCGCAACGCCTGA
- a CDS encoding aliphatic sulfonate ABC transporter substrate-binding protein: MNRRSAARLVLAGLALSSAFGLSPAGAEESTLRIGYQRSSALISLLREDATLEAALKPLGVTVSWHEFTSGLPIMEALNVGRIDVSADVADTVPVFAQGAGAKITYIAQEAASPEAQAILVPGDSPLKTVADLKGRKVAVTKGAGSHYLLLAALKAEGLPFKSITPAYLTPADGRSALAGGSVDAWVAWDPFLSAAQIQAGARILRDGTGLSAYKRYYLASDAYAEKRADVLTLLVARLREAGTWVKANPDAAAARLAALWKIEPEVVKRANARRSYRVEPVSRAGLSEQQTIADAFRAEGLLPRAVDAAALPVWDPPSR, translated from the coding sequence ATGAACCGCCGGTCCGCCGCCCGCCTCGTCCTTGCTGGCCTTGCGCTCAGTTCCGCCTTCGGCCTCAGCCCGGCCGGTGCGGAAGAATCCACCCTGCGCATCGGTTATCAGCGCTCCTCCGCGCTGATCTCGCTCCTGCGCGAGGACGCGACCCTGGAAGCGGCCCTGAAGCCGCTCGGCGTCACCGTCTCCTGGCACGAATTCACCAGCGGCCTGCCGATCATGGAGGCACTCAACGTCGGGCGCATCGACGTCTCGGCGGATGTCGCCGACACGGTTCCGGTCTTCGCACAGGGAGCGGGCGCCAAGATCACCTACATCGCCCAGGAGGCGGCCTCACCGGAAGCGCAGGCGATCCTGGTACCGGGCGATTCCCCACTGAAGACCGTGGCGGATCTCAAGGGCCGCAAGGTCGCCGTGACCAAGGGCGCGGGCAGCCACTACCTGCTCCTCGCCGCGCTCAAGGCCGAGGGGCTGCCGTTCAAGAGCATCACTCCGGCCTATCTCACTCCGGCGGACGGGCGCAGCGCGCTCGCCGGCGGCAGCGTCGATGCCTGGGTGGCCTGGGACCCGTTCCTTTCCGCCGCGCAGATCCAGGCCGGCGCCCGCATCCTGAGGGACGGCACCGGGCTCTCGGCCTACAAGCGCTACTATCTCGCCTCCGACGCCTACGCGGAAAAACGCGCCGACGTCCTGACCTTGCTGGTCGCCCGGCTGCGCGAGGCCGGGACTTGGGTGAAGGCCAATCCCGACGCGGCGGCCGCGCGGCTCGCCGCCCTATGGAAGATCGAGCCCGAGGTCGTGAAGCGGGCTAATGCCCGCCGCTCCTACCGGGTCGAGCCGGTGAGCCGCGCGGGGCTGTCCGAGCAACAGACCATCGCCGACGCCTTCCGTGCCGAGGGGCTGCTGCCGCGCGCCGTCGATGCCGCGGCGCTGCCGGTCTGGGATCCGCCGTCGCGCTGA
- a CDS encoding ATP-binding cassette domain-containing protein encodes MSAALRVEDASARDRDAGLAITLRGLSKSFEGGAPVIRGLDLHIPAGQFVAVVGRSGCGKSTLLRLILGLEEPSAGRVTINGDRSSKRIMFQEPRLLPWARVADNVAVGLGRDTPRAERRRRALAVLDEVGLAEKAGHWPATLSGGQRQRVALARALVSRPALLALDEPLGALDALTRIEMQAMIERIWQDQGFTAILVTHDVGEAVAMADRILVVEQGAVALDVDVDVPRPRRRGDPALAELEGRILERLLGHHA; translated from the coding sequence ATGTCCGCTGCCCTGCGCGTCGAAGACGCATCCGCGAGAGACCGCGACGCCGGCCTCGCCATCACCCTGCGCGGCCTGTCGAAAAGCTTCGAGGGGGGCGCCCCCGTCATCCGCGGGCTCGACCTGCACATCCCCGCCGGCCAGTTCGTGGCCGTGGTCGGCCGCTCGGGCTGCGGCAAGAGCACCCTGCTGCGCCTGATCCTCGGCCTCGAGGAGCCGAGCGCCGGCCGCGTGACGATCAACGGCGATCGGTCGTCGAAAAGAATCATGTTCCAGGAGCCGCGGCTGCTGCCCTGGGCGCGGGTCGCCGACAACGTCGCGGTCGGGCTCGGGCGCGACACGCCCCGCGCCGAGCGGCGCAGACGGGCGCTCGCCGTCCTCGACGAGGTCGGGCTGGCGGAGAAGGCCGGCCACTGGCCCGCGACGCTGTCGGGCGGCCAGCGCCAGCGGGTGGCACTCGCCCGCGCGCTCGTCAGCCGCCCGGCCCTGCTGGCGCTGGACGAGCCGCTCGGCGCGCTCGACGCGCTCACCCGCATCGAGATGCAGGCGATGATCGAGCGCATCTGGCAGGACCAGGGCTTCACCGCGATCCTCGTCACCCACGATGTCGGCGAGGCGGTGGCCATGGCCGACCGGATCCTCGTGGTCGAGCAGGGCGCCGTCGCGCTCGACGTCGATGTCGACGTGCCGCGCCCGCGCCGCCGCGGCGACCCGGCGCTGGCCGAACTCGAAGGCCGCATCCTCGAGCGCCTCCTCGGCCATCACGCCTGA
- a CDS encoding FAD/NAD(P)-binding protein, protein MTRQASLPPIAVIGAGFSGTMAALQLLSVLPPERPVLLCERSGSFARGLAYGTGNPAHLLNVRAANMSAFPDRPGHFEEWLSGADLGEGVVRTPAGTFVARGHYGSYLTDLLTAAVTGPGVPRLRLVHDAVVDLEPRGGGFVLRTEGGQIHRVAGAVLAMGNLASAARRSRHSLNPWAPERFGRLHPHAPVLIVGTGLTMLDAVASLRAQGFAGAILALSRRGLLPNAHAPAAPWPAPDLTPADLASLRRLVSRIRGEVVRAARAGIGWHGVIDALRPLTDTIWRSLPPREQARFQRHLRPFWDVHRHRTAPPAARTIAEEIARGALTVRAGRVIAIEDEAAQAVVTLRLRGAERPERLAVQAMIDATGFGHLRENRDPLLRRLLERGFVRPGPFGLGLDAGADYRAVGGAAGEGGGPLWILGPLLRGVLWECTAVPDIRNEAAELAGLIAADLDRAAAA, encoded by the coding sequence ATGACCCGTCAGGCGAGCCTGCCCCCCATCGCGGTGATCGGCGCGGGGTTCAGCGGCACCATGGCCGCGCTCCAACTCCTGTCCGTGCTGCCGCCGGAACGCCCGGTCCTGCTCTGCGAGCGGTCGGGCAGCTTCGCACGCGGGCTCGCCTACGGCACCGGCAATCCGGCCCATCTCCTCAACGTGCGCGCGGCCAACATGAGCGCCTTCCCCGACCGGCCGGGCCATTTCGAGGAATGGCTCTCAGGCGCCGATCTCGGCGAGGGCGTGGTGAGGACTCCGGCCGGCACCTTCGTGGCGCGGGGCCATTACGGCAGCTACCTCACCGATCTTCTGACCGCAGCCGTCACCGGGCCCGGCGTGCCGCGCCTGCGCCTCGTCCACGACGCGGTGGTCGATCTGGAGCCGCGCGGCGGCGGCTTCGTGCTGCGCACCGAGGGCGGGCAGATCCACCGGGTCGCCGGCGCCGTGCTCGCCATGGGCAACCTCGCCTCAGCGGCCCGCAGGAGCCGCCACAGCCTCAACCCTTGGGCGCCCGAGCGCTTCGGGCGCCTTCACCCTCACGCACCGGTCCTCATCGTCGGGACCGGCCTGACCATGCTCGACGCGGTGGCGAGCCTGCGGGCGCAGGGCTTTGCCGGCGCCATCCTCGCCTTGTCGCGCCGCGGCCTGCTGCCGAACGCCCATGCCCCCGCCGCGCCCTGGCCCGCTCCGGATCTGACACCGGCCGACCTCGCCTCCCTGAGGCGGCTCGTCTCCCGCATCCGCGGGGAGGTGGTGCGGGCGGCGCGAGCGGGGATCGGCTGGCACGGCGTCATCGATGCTCTGCGTCCGCTCACCGACACGATCTGGCGCAGCCTGCCGCCGCGCGAGCAGGCCCGGTTCCAGCGCCACCTGCGCCCGTTCTGGGACGTGCACCGCCACCGCACGGCACCGCCCGCCGCCCGGACGATCGCCGAGGAGATCGCCCGCGGCGCGCTCACCGTGCGGGCCGGGCGCGTGATCGCGATCGAGGACGAGGCGGCGCAGGCGGTGGTGACGCTGCGCCTGCGCGGCGCCGAGCGGCCGGAGCGACTCGCGGTCCAGGCGATGATCGACGCCACCGGCTTCGGGCACCTGAGGGAAAACCGCGATCCGCTGCTGCGGCGCCTGCTGGAACGGGGTTTCGTGCGCCCCGGCCCGTTCGGACTCGGCCTCGATGCCGGCGCGGATTACCGGGCCGTCGGCGGAGCGGCCGGGGAGGGTGGGGGACCGCTCTGGATCCTCGGGCCGCTCCTGCGCGGCGTCCTGTGGGAATGCACCGCGGTGCCCGACATCCGCAACGAGGCGGCGGAACTGGCCGGCCTCATCGCCGCCGACCTGGATCGCGCCGCCGCGGCCTGA
- a CDS encoding sulfonate ABC transporter substrate-binding protein, producing MPARARAFLAPSLLPRLWLALAALIFASLTLAAHAQEGRQTERVVRVGYQKYGTLVLLKGRGTLEPKLKALGYRVLWSEFPSGPPLMEALNAGAVDFGSAGETPPIFAQAASDALTYVAHEPAAPKGEAILVPKASPIQSVADLRGKKVALNKGSNVHYLLVRALEAAGLTLADITPVYLAPADARAAFERGAVDAWVIWDPYFAAAEAGGNARVLADGTGLVPNHQFYLSSKSFAAENGAALDAIVAAVAEVEAWAKDNTDAVAKELSPSVGIPAPILSVALKRQTYGIRPLDEAVIREQQRIADTFHWLKLVPKTVDIAGAVRKPGS from the coding sequence ATGCCTGCTCGCGCCCGCGCCTTCCTCGCACCCTCGCTGTTGCCCCGCCTGTGGCTGGCACTCGCCGCGCTGATCTTCGCCAGCCTGACGCTCGCCGCCCACGCGCAAGAAGGCCGACAGACGGAACGGGTTGTGCGGGTCGGCTACCAGAAATACGGCACGCTGGTCCTGCTCAAGGGCCGCGGCACCCTGGAACCGAAGCTGAAGGCGCTGGGCTACCGGGTGCTCTGGTCGGAATTTCCCTCCGGCCCGCCGCTGATGGAGGCCTTGAACGCGGGCGCCGTCGATTTCGGCTCGGCGGGCGAGACTCCGCCGATCTTCGCCCAGGCCGCGAGCGACGCGCTGACTTACGTCGCCCACGAGCCCGCCGCGCCGAAGGGCGAGGCGATCCTGGTCCCCAAGGCAAGCCCGATTCAGTCGGTGGCCGATCTGCGCGGCAAGAAGGTCGCGCTGAACAAGGGCTCGAACGTCCACTACCTGCTGGTGCGCGCCCTCGAGGCGGCGGGCCTGACGCTCGCCGACATCACCCCCGTCTACCTCGCGCCCGCCGATGCGCGAGCGGCGTTCGAGCGCGGCGCGGTCGATGCCTGGGTGATCTGGGACCCGTACTTCGCCGCGGCCGAAGCCGGCGGCAACGCCCGGGTGCTCGCCGACGGCACCGGCCTCGTGCCGAACCACCAGTTCTACCTCTCGTCCAAGAGCTTCGCGGCCGAGAACGGCGCGGCGCTCGACGCCATCGTCGCGGCGGTGGCCGAGGTCGAGGCCTGGGCGAAGGACAACACCGACGCGGTGGCCAAGGAGCTGAGTCCCTCGGTCGGCATCCCGGCGCCGATCCTCAGCGTCGCCCTTAAGCGCCAGACCTACGGCATCCGCCCGCTCGACGAGGCGGTGATACGGGAACAGCAGCGCATCGCCGACACCTTCCACTGGCTCAAGCTCGTGCCGAAGACCGTCGATATCGCCGGCGCCGTGCGCAAGCCGGGAAGCTGA
- a CDS encoding putative zinc-binding metallopeptidase encodes MKIFQCQACDQPVSFESTVCESCERRLGYVCDRHEVSALEPCGEDARGPLFRAYAHPGRKYRLCANAAHDACNWMVPEDSPETYCVTCRHNRVVPDLGVAANLDRWRQIEAAKHRLFYSLLRLDLPLVTRAQYSDGLAFDFLAESAGPPVMTGHLDGLITLSIAEADDVERERRRKMFGEYYRTLLGHFRHEIGHYFWNLLVRFDPSLPMFRVLFGDETLDYGAALQRHHSEGPPSDWQDSFVSSYATAHPWEDFAETFAHYLHIIDTLETGSAFEIRIKPKLRVATEPEAPSTCVDFDPYETPDFERVVEAWIPLTYAVNSLSRSMGQPPLYPFKLTPAVIAKLAFVHERIYAARTPGSLSDEASAEMLKAVIAGLRQRVAAPTA; translated from the coding sequence ATGAAGATCTTCCAGTGTCAGGCCTGCGACCAGCCGGTCTCCTTCGAGAGCACGGTCTGCGAGAGCTGCGAGCGCCGGCTCGGCTATGTCTGCGACCGGCACGAGGTCTCGGCCCTGGAGCCCTGCGGCGAGGATGCCCGCGGCCCGCTCTTCCGCGCCTACGCCCATCCCGGTCGCAAGTACCGTCTCTGCGCCAACGCGGCCCATGATGCCTGCAACTGGATGGTGCCGGAGGATTCGCCCGAGACCTACTGCGTCACCTGCCGCCACAACCGGGTGGTGCCGGACCTCGGCGTGGCGGCCAACCTCGACCGCTGGCGCCAGATCGAGGCGGCCAAGCACCGGCTGTTCTACTCGCTGCTGCGCCTCGACCTGCCGCTGGTGACGCGAGCGCAGTATTCCGACGGACTCGCCTTCGATTTCCTCGCCGAGTCGGCCGGGCCGCCGGTGATGACGGGCCATCTCGACGGGCTCATCACCCTGTCGATCGCCGAGGCCGATGACGTCGAGCGCGAGCGCCGCCGCAAGATGTTCGGCGAGTATTACCGCACCCTGCTCGGCCACTTCCGCCACGAGATCGGGCACTATTTCTGGAACCTGCTGGTGCGCTTCGATCCGAGCTTGCCGATGTTCCGCGTGCTGTTCGGCGACGAGACCCTCGATTACGGCGCCGCGCTCCAGCGTCACCACAGCGAGGGACCGCCCTCCGATTGGCAGGACTCCTTCGTCTCGTCCTACGCCACCGCGCATCCGTGGGAGGATTTCGCCGAGACCTTCGCCCACTACCTGCACATCATCGACACGCTGGAGACCGGCAGCGCTTTTGAGATCCGCATCAAGCCGAAGCTGCGCGTGGCGACCGAGCCGGAGGCGCCCTCGACCTGCGTCGATTTCGACCCCTACGAGACGCCGGATTTCGAGCGGGTGGTCGAGGCGTGGATCCCGCTCACCTACGCGGTGAACTCGCTCAGCCGCTCCATGGGCCAGCCGCCGCTCTACCCGTTCAAGCTGACGCCCGCGGTGATCGCCAAGCTCGCCTTCGTGCACGAGCGGATCTACGCCGCGCGCACGCCCGGCAGCCTCTCGGACGAGGCGAGCGCCGAGATGCTGAAGGCGGTGATCGCGGGGTTGCGCCAGAGGGTGGCGGCACCGACGGCGTGA
- a CDS encoding DUF2147 domain-containing protein — translation MIFGPIGAGAPFLRTGRAAALAAGLAGLAALLAAPASAAAPAHDPSGTWLTQDGKARIRVEKCGPQEKNLCGYAVWLKTPLNDEGKPRVDFRNPDPKKRTRASLGHQLILGLKLNDEAHYEGKIYNAEDGKFYDVTIWSDEPEELTVKGCLIAFLCQSQSWKRVSDALPGQLTGPTNGPNGPRADAEWAPKGATANGPAATGTAGQASAAKPAPKPAAPKAPAAPAPAQ, via the coding sequence ATGATCTTCGGACCGATCGGTGCAGGCGCGCCTTTCCTCCGCACCGGCCGCGCCGCGGCCCTCGCCGCCGGTCTCGCCGGCCTGGCTGCCCTGTTGGCGGCTCCCGCCTCGGCAGCCGCGCCCGCGCATGACCCGAGCGGCACGTGGCTGACGCAGGACGGCAAGGCGCGCATCCGCGTCGAGAAATGCGGCCCGCAGGAGAAGAACCTGTGCGGCTACGCGGTGTGGCTGAAGACGCCGCTCAACGACGAGGGCAAGCCGCGGGTCGACTTCCGCAACCCCGATCCGAAGAAGCGCACCCGCGCCTCGCTCGGCCACCAGCTCATCCTCGGCCTCAAGCTGAACGACGAGGCTCATTACGAGGGCAAGATCTACAACGCCGAGGACGGCAAGTTCTACGACGTGACGATCTGGTCGGACGAGCCGGAGGAACTCACGGTCAAGGGTTGCCTGATCGCCTTCCTGTGCCAGTCGCAGAGCTGGAAGCGAGTGAGCGACGCGCTGCCGGGCCAGCTCACCGGCCCAACCAACGGTCCGAACGGTCCCCGCGCCGACGCGGAGTGGGCGCCCAAGGGCGCGACCGCCAACGGCCCGGCAGCCACCGGCACCGCCGGCCAGGCGTCCGCCGCCAAGCCGGCTCCGAAGCCCGCCGCACCGAAGGCCCCGGCCGCCCCCGCCCCGGCGCAGTAA